Within Micromonospora narathiwatensis, the genomic segment GGGACTGCGTCCGGCGTTGGCCCTTCTGTCGGCCCAGGCGACCGGTGCCGAACCCGAGGCCGGCGTGCCGGCCGCCGCCGCGGTCGAGCTGACGCACAACTTCTCCCTGCTGCACGACGACGTGATGGACGGCGACACCGAGCGCCGCCACCGGCCCACCGCCTGGACCGTGTTCGGGGTCAGCTCGGCCATCCTCGCCGGGGACGCCCTGATCGGGCTGGCGTACGAGGCCCTCGCCGAGGTCCCCGGCGGCGTTCCGGCGGTGCGGCGGCTCGGCCTGGACGTGCGCGCCCTGATCCGTGGACAGGCCGCCGACCTGGCGTTCGAGCACCGCGACGACGTCACCCTCGACGAGTGCCTGACCATGGCCGGTGACAAGACCGCCGCCCTGCTGTCCGGCTCGTGCACGCTCGGTGCACTGCTCTGCGGCGGCCCCGCCGGGCTGGTCGACGGGCTGTCCCGGTTCGGCCTGCACCTCGGGCTCGCCTTCCAGCTCGTCGACGACCTGCTCGGCATCTGGGGCGACCCGCGGCGCACCGGCAAGCCGGTCGGCTCCGACCTGCGCGCCCGCAAGCGCACCATCCCGGTCGTCCGGGCGGTGACCGACGGCGGCCGGGCCGGCCGGACGCTGGCCGAGCTGTACCGGTCGCCGGCGCCGCTGGCCGACGACGACGTGGCCCGCGCGACCGCGCTGATCGAGGCGACCGGGGCGCGCGAGTGGACGCGGCAGCGGGCGGCGCGGGAGACCGAGCTGGCCCGTTCGGAACTGGCCGCCCTGGACCTGCCCGACCACGTACGCCGCGAACTCGCCGACATCACCACCTTCATCACCGGACGGGATCACTGATGACCGAACTGCTCTCGCCGAAGCCCACCGGGTCAGTCGTCGCCGCCCCGCCGGTGGGCGAAGCGCCGGCCGACGCCGCCCGGGAAGCCCTGCGCCGCGCCCGCGAGCACCTGCTCGGGTTGCAGGACGAAGCCGGCTGGTGGAAGGGCGACCTGGCCACCAACGTCACGATGGACGCCGAGGACCTCCTGCTGCGGCAGTTCCTCGGCATCCGCACCGCGGAGCAGACCGCCGAGTCGGCCCGGTGGATCCGTTCCCAGCAGCGACCGGACGGCTCCTGGGCCCTCTTCCACGGCGGCCCGGGAGACCTGTCCACCACGATCGAGGCGTACCTCGCGCTGCGGCTGGCCAATGACCGGCCCGACGCGCCGCACATGGCGAGCGCGGCCGCGTTCGTCCGTGAGCACGGCGGGTTGGCCGCCAGCCGCGTCTTCACCCGCTTCTGGCTGGCCCTGTTCGGCCACTGGCCCTGGTCCCGGCTGCCCGCCGTGCCGCCCGAGCTGGTGCTGCTGCCGCCCTGGATGCCGTTCAACATCTACGACTTCGCCTGCTGGGCCCGGCAGACCATCGTCCCGCTGTCCATCGTCCGCGCGCTGCGCCCGGTGCGGGACCTCGGCTTCACCGTCCACGAACTGCACGTCGCCGCCGCGCCACCACGGCCACCCCGGCTGCTCTCCCGGCCGGGCGTGCTGCACCGCCTGGACCGGCTCGCCGCCGGCTACGAGCGGATCGCCCGTGGCCCGCTGCGCCGCAACGCGCTGCGCCGGGCCGCCGAGTGGATCGTGGCGCGCCAGGAGGCCGACGGATCGTGGGGCGGGATCCAGCCACCCTGGGTGTACTCGTTGATGGCGCTGCACCTGCTCGGCTACCCGCTGGACCACCCGGTGCTGCGCAGCGGCCTGGCCGGGCTGGACGGGTTCACGGTGCGCCAGCCGGGCCCGGACGGCCCGATGCGCTGGCTGGAGGCCTGCCAGTCACCGGTCTGGGACACCGCGCTCGCCGTCACCGCGCTCTCCGACGCCGGACTGCCGGCCGGGCATCCCGCCCTGAACCGGGCCGGTACCTGGCTGCTCAGCGAGGAGATCCGGGTCCGCGGCGACTGGGCGGTCCGCCGGCCGCACACCCCGGCCGGTGGCTGGGCCTTCGAGTTCGACAACGACGGGTACGCCGACACCGACGACACCGCCGAGGTGATCATGGCGTTGCGGCGTACCGACCTGCCGGCCGACGGGGCCGTGCTGCGGGCGACCCGGTGGCTGCTCGGCATGCAGTGCCGCGACGGCGGCTGGGCCGCCTTCGACGCCGACAACACCCGGGAGGTGCTCGGCGACCTCCCGTTCTGCGACTTCGGCGAGGTCATCGACCCGCCCAGCGCCGACGTGACCGCGCACATCGTCGAGGCGCTGGCGGCGGAGAACTTCGCCGACACGGTGCCGGTACGCCGGGGCGTGGCCTGGCTGCTGCGGACGCAGGAGCCGGACGGGTCCTGGTTCGGCCGCTGGGGGGCCAACCACGTCTACGGCACCGGGGCGGTGGTGCCGGCCCTGGTGGCCGCCGGCCTGCGGCCCGGGCACCCGGCGATCCGCCGGGCCGTCGACTGGCTGCTCTCGCACCAGAATCCCGACGGCGGGTGGGGCGAGGACCTGCGCTCGTACCGGGACCCGGCCTGGATCGGCTGCGGCGAGTCCACCGCGTCGCAGACCGCGTGGGCGCTGCTGGCGCTGCACGCCGCCGGTCACGGATCGGGGGAGGCGGCCACTCGCGGGGTGCGCTGGCTGGTCGACACCCAGCGCCCGGACGGCGGCTGGGACGAGCCGCAGTACACCGGTACCGGCTTCCCCGGCGACTTCTACATCAACTACGGCCTGTACCGGCTGGTCTTCCCGATCAGCGCTCTCGGCCGGATCCTGGACGCGCGCGCCACCGGCCTCGACGCCGAGGCACTGCCGTGACCGCACCGCTGGACGGTCCGCCCTGGACGCTGTACGCGCCGATGCGTCTGGAGGCCTCGGCGCTGCGGCGCGGGCTGGCCCACCACGCCTCGTCCGGGCGGCCGACGCTGCGCCGTACCGGCGTCGGGCCGCGGCGGGCCCGGGCGGTTGCCGCCCGGCGCCCGGCCGGGAGCGCCCCGGTCGCCGTCGCCGGGATTGGCGGCGGACTGGCCGCCGGGCTGGCGCCCGGCGACGTCGTGGTGGCCAGCGAGGTACGCGTGGACCCGTCGGCGCACGACGGCCCCGCACGGGTGGTGCTCCTGCCGGACGCTCCCCTCCTCGCCGCGGCCCTGCGCCGCCGCGGGTTGCGGGTGCACGTCGGGCCCGTGCTCAGCACCGACCGGCTGGTCGACGGCGCGGCCCGGGCCCGGCTGGCCGCGACCGGCGCGCTGGTGGCCGACTGCGAGTCGGCGTGGTTGCTGGCCGGACGCGGCGAGCGGCCCGCGGCCTGTGTCCGGGTGGTCGCCGACCCCGCGGCCGGGTCGCTGTACCGGCCGGCCACGCTCCGCCGGATCCGCACCGCGCTGGCCGTGTTGCCCGTCGTGGCGGCGGCGCTGTCCGAGTGGGCGGCGGCGAGCAGCCTGCGGCAGGTCGTGCTGGCCTCGCCCCGTTCGTTCTGCGCCGGGGTGGAGCGGGCCATCGCCGTGGTGGAGCAGGCGCTGCGCCAGCACGGCCCGCCGGTCTACGTCCGTAAGCAGATCGTGCACAACGCCCGGGTCGTGGCCGACCTGCGGGCCCGCGGGGCGGTCTTCGTGGACGAACTCGACGAGGTGCCGGACGGCGGCCTGACGGTCTTCTCCGCGCACGGGGTGGCGCCCGCGGTACGCCAGGCGGCGGCCGACCGGCGGCTGCCGGTGATCGACGCGACCTGCCCGCTGGTGGCGAAGGTGCACGCGGAGGCGCGCCGGTTCGCCGGCCGGGGCGACACCGTGCTGCTGATCGGGCACGCCGGCCACGAGGAGACCGACGGAACGCTCGGCGAGGCGCCCGGACGGATCCGCCTGGTGCCCGACCCGGCCGCGGCCGAGACGGTGCGGGTGGACGACCCGGATCGGGTGTCCTACCTGGTGCAGACCACCCTCGCGACCGACGAGGCGACCGGGGTCGCCGAGGCCCTGCGCCGCCGGTTCCCGGCGCTGACCGGGCCCGGCTCCGACGACATCTGCTACGCCACCACCAACCGGCAGCAGGCCGTCATCGAGGTCGCCGCCCAGGCCGACGTCGTCCTGGTCGTCGGCTCGGACAACTCCTCGAACTCCCGCCGACTGGTGGA encodes:
- the ispH gene encoding 4-hydroxy-3-methylbut-2-enyl diphosphate reductase, whose product is MTAPLDGPPWTLYAPMRLEASALRRGLAHHASSGRPTLRRTGVGPRRARAVAARRPAGSAPVAVAGIGGGLAAGLAPGDVVVASEVRVDPSAHDGPARVVLLPDAPLLAAALRRRGLRVHVGPVLSTDRLVDGAARARLAATGALVADCESAWLLAGRGERPAACVRVVADPAAGSLYRPATLRRIRTALAVLPVVAAALSEWAAASSLRQVVLASPRSFCAGVERAIAVVEQALRQHGPPVYVRKQIVHNARVVADLRARGAVFVDELDEVPDGGLTVFSAHGVAPAVRQAAADRRLPVIDATCPLVAKVHAEARRFAGRGDTVLLIGHAGHEETDGTLGEAPGRIRLVPDPAAAETVRVDDPDRVSYLVQTTLATDEATGVAEALRRRFPALTGPGSDDICYATTNRQQAVIEVAAQADVVLVVGSDNSSNSRRLVEVAERAGARAYLVEDVSRVDLRWLAEAATVGVSAGASAPPALVDEVVAALTGLGAREVSEHTTTVEDVAFTLPKEVRQP
- the shc gene encoding squalene--hopene cyclase, with product MTELLSPKPTGSVVAAPPVGEAPADAAREALRRAREHLLGLQDEAGWWKGDLATNVTMDAEDLLLRQFLGIRTAEQTAESARWIRSQQRPDGSWALFHGGPGDLSTTIEAYLALRLANDRPDAPHMASAAAFVREHGGLAASRVFTRFWLALFGHWPWSRLPAVPPELVLLPPWMPFNIYDFACWARQTIVPLSIVRALRPVRDLGFTVHELHVAAAPPRPPRLLSRPGVLHRLDRLAAGYERIARGPLRRNALRRAAEWIVARQEADGSWGGIQPPWVYSLMALHLLGYPLDHPVLRSGLAGLDGFTVRQPGPDGPMRWLEACQSPVWDTALAVTALSDAGLPAGHPALNRAGTWLLSEEIRVRGDWAVRRPHTPAGGWAFEFDNDGYADTDDTAEVIMALRRTDLPADGAVLRATRWLLGMQCRDGGWAAFDADNTREVLGDLPFCDFGEVIDPPSADVTAHIVEALAAENFADTVPVRRGVAWLLRTQEPDGSWFGRWGANHVYGTGAVVPALVAAGLRPGHPAIRRAVDWLLSHQNPDGGWGEDLRSYRDPAWIGCGESTASQTAWALLALHAAGHGSGEAATRGVRWLVDTQRPDGGWDEPQYTGTGFPGDFYINYGLYRLVFPISALGRILDARATGLDAEALP
- a CDS encoding polyprenyl synthetase family protein, whose product is MTIAHSHSTSQIHTHVEPAIRVLLDRLDPGNRLVAGYQMGYWNADGSPAVCQGKGLRPALALLSAQATGAEPEAGVPAAAAVELTHNFSLLHDDVMDGDTERRHRPTAWTVFGVSSAILAGDALIGLAYEALAEVPGGVPAVRRLGLDVRALIRGQAADLAFEHRDDVTLDECLTMAGDKTAALLSGSCTLGALLCGGPAGLVDGLSRFGLHLGLAFQLVDDLLGIWGDPRRTGKPVGSDLRARKRTIPVVRAVTDGGRAGRTLAELYRSPAPLADDDVARATALIEATGAREWTRQRAARETELARSELAALDLPDHVRRELADITTFITGRDH